A region of Acidisarcina sp. DNA encodes the following proteins:
- a CDS encoding MFS transporter — MKTSVSIPSGSGIAPGTEQKRYIVAWLLCLVFYSIEYASRSAPSIMVPELAKAFWTTSIGVAALLGTYYYTYSLTSLIAGASLDWVGAKRALPVGLLLFAAGCLLFLVPSIGVGYGGRLLQGAGSAFAFTGAVYLASRGLPSRWLSTAIGTTQCLGMAGGFAGTFVLGPMLQRGMNWQTVWLGLGIGGLLIGALLFAFTPSVAPWAAEGGLMQSFVSPYRIVFRNPQSYLCGIIAGLLFVPTTIGAMTWGVSFFQKDRGLTYANAVTTASLITMGWVVGAPALGWLADWLGRRKPVLLLGILTMILMMLQMILLPARLPISISCFLFGFGSGAAMIPYSIIKEVNPDNVKGSATGAMNFMTFGVSAIVGPVFGKLVGPGFLHPINQLQHFQDSLWFWIGGALLALLLTIPLRETGRALARA; from the coding sequence GTGAAAACCAGTGTCAGCATTCCCTCGGGCAGCGGCATAGCGCCAGGTACTGAACAGAAGCGCTATATCGTTGCCTGGCTCCTCTGCCTGGTCTTCTATTCGATTGAGTACGCTTCGCGGTCGGCACCGAGCATCATGGTCCCGGAACTCGCTAAAGCCTTCTGGACGACTTCGATCGGCGTCGCCGCTCTTCTGGGAACGTATTACTACACCTACTCCCTGACGAGCCTGATCGCGGGTGCCTCGCTCGACTGGGTAGGCGCCAAGCGGGCTCTTCCTGTCGGCCTTCTGCTTTTCGCGGCAGGCTGTCTTTTGTTTCTCGTTCCGTCGATTGGCGTGGGATATGGAGGCCGACTGCTGCAGGGAGCAGGGTCTGCCTTTGCGTTTACCGGCGCAGTGTACCTGGCCTCTCGTGGACTCCCATCCCGATGGCTTAGTACTGCGATCGGCACAACCCAATGTCTGGGAATGGCAGGCGGTTTTGCAGGCACGTTTGTCCTGGGGCCGATGCTGCAACGAGGAATGAACTGGCAGACGGTATGGCTTGGTCTTGGCATCGGCGGATTGCTTATCGGAGCTCTCCTCTTTGCCTTCACACCGTCTGTAGCTCCGTGGGCTGCCGAGGGCGGCCTCATGCAGTCGTTTGTTTCTCCCTACCGCATCGTCTTTCGTAATCCGCAGTCCTATCTTTGCGGCATCATCGCGGGACTTCTCTTCGTGCCCACCACGATTGGAGCCATGACCTGGGGGGTGTCCTTCTTTCAAAAGGACCGTGGCCTTACCTATGCCAATGCGGTGACAACAGCGTCTCTGATTACGATGGGCTGGGTCGTCGGAGCTCCTGCGCTCGGCTGGTTGGCGGATTGGCTGGGACGCAGAAAACCCGTACTGCTCCTGGGCATCCTTACGATGATCCTCATGATGCTTCAGATGATTCTGCTCCCGGCCCGTCTACCCATCTCGATCAGTTGTTTCCTCTTTGGATTTGGTTCCGGAGCCGCCATGATTCCGTACTCCATCATCAAGGAAGTCAATCCAGACAACGTGAAGGGAAGTGCCACTGGAGCGATGAACTTCATGACCTTCGGCGTCAGCGCGATTGTCGGTCCTGTTTTTGGCAAACTTGTCGGTCCAGGTTTC